The sequence acggctgggttctcaggtgccgtatttcctcaaaatgcttacggagatgactccttaagcccctaggcggtgcttgttcatcaatcagatgtctgttgggatgcccaggtttctgggtattcaacaggaactgtttggtcagcatctcatttctctccctgatggggagtattctcgcctcattatgcagatggtgttctggggacataagaagacagcccgtggcgattctgagagcagtattttggcaggcttgtagctTGGGGATTTTATCGTACTGCTGTATATGTACCAACTAGGAGTTGTCGGCGTTCAACTTTTTGGATGGGTACTCCTGTATCCTCCCACAAATGTAACTGTATTGACCAAACATGGGACAGTTAAGAGAAAAAATCGCTTGCCAAATATAATGTTGTGCCATATCACTGAACGAACAATAAACTCAAAGCGTTGTGGTGTTCGAAGTTGTTATGCTCTAAAAAATTTAGTATGGGGTTACCAACCAATAGTAAATCCGGACCGTATAGCAAGGTTAGCCAGCGGTGAGCTTTGGTTTACACTTCTTGGCACCGTGTTTATTAAGCGTAATTAAGGGCATCCTAGATCAATAAAGaccttagatagatagatagaaaatttattgaggattgcactgcgaccattggtctactGTGCCCTCATATCCTTCAGAGCACCTCACACAAGTtaacttccttgatgaaccctagcagttctcttggcatGAGGATttgaatgtgggaatgctctaGCCATgatgagcccataaacttagtcctgcgtcttgagattgcgtcgcattccagAAGGATATGGCCCGCCGTATCCTCttatcgatcacaaaatcggcatgtgttattcgatagtatgcccagtttctgcatggctgttcagtctacaatgtCCTAGAATAGCTGtaaggattcttaggttatctttcgagaggcctattctTGCCCTATAGCGAGTTGTGCTATAACCTCCTAaaagtaacttagattgtctcaaaaCTGGCGTATTGCAGTTCGGCTCATAGCGTTGGTGATACATATTACATACACGAATGGACACCCAGGCATTTTAGAACTGTAAAACTGCAATTCCGCACAAAAGACTATGAAATTGTTGAATTCGAGGTAGGAAGACAGTGAAAACTGGCCTCCAGGGAAAATACTAGTCCGAATGCTTCATAATGCTTTAAAAAAATGCTCCCTTCATAACACATGACAGAAGTCCAATACCGCTAGCAGCTTAAGCATAACAGTTGAGCATATTGTTTACGTCATTTGCTGACACATTACATGCAGGAAGGGTGGTTCTGTAGTGGAAATCATCTATTTTTTGAACTGTATTTCGCAATAGAAAGATGcttcatttaaaattttgaaataataagGAGGCCCTTCAACACTAGATGGCAGGCCACCAGTCTCCATGAAAATCTCAGATAGTATCCTCCCATTAGAATTTGGGAGTTAACCCAATCCTTCAATTTCAGGCTGAAATTCgcatattttattgttgttgttgtagcagtgcttcgccccacctaacagctgcgaccgatcacgaattggccatcaatatcctctaacggaagtccaaggaaacttgctgtttcaacaggggtggaccataatgaaaggggtgttagagcggttggttccacattacaattaaagagatggttggtgtcatgtggggatacattgcaagccgggcatacattttgtatgtcggggttgattctggataggtaagagtttaacctgttacagtatccagaacgaagttgagctagagtgactcgcgtttcactgcggagtatgcgttcctctttcgcaagttttgggtactgttctttgagtactggattcaccgggataaaggtccgacgcctgtttgtagagttaaccaaggacctgcttgtgtttttttgcttcatacggctgagttctcaggtgccatatttcctcaaaatgcttacggagatgactccataagcccctaggcggtgttggctcatcaatcagatgtctgttgggatgcccaggtttctgggtattcaacaggaactgtttggttagcatctcattattattattattatatttctttattacggtctttaagacctagttgatgttaagtaaacatttgtttcattaaatattaagtgttttacaatataaaaataattttactttaaacttattaatattttcacaatctcttatctcagtaggtagttcattgtacattttgtacccagtgtattattctaaagtcttctttgcgaactctgttcttactctaggcagtcttatattattgcagtatctagttccatagctatggatctcgtgattatataatattttattgctcaggtaactcggtagcattcctaatcttacatgatgtataaatttcaaagtgaagtaacttattgactgttttatactaagccagtttaaccgattcagcattatagtttttgatgttcttgggggacattttaatataaatcgcattgccttgttttgttgtatttgtagtcttttaatttgcatatcactcgctatcagcagaattgtaggacagtatataaagtgcggctcaataattgaacgatacaccattatttttgcatgttctgtacatgaatcctattttctgcgcaatttttctttcaagataatttatatgttctcccaaaattcaggttttctccctgatgggaagtattctcgcctcattatgtagatggtgttctggggacataagaagacagcccgtggcgattctgagagcagtattttggcaggcctgtagcttcctccagtgggtagtttttaggtttggcgaccatatagcgtttctttgtcttttccccaagtactgtcagcaagggatttgaggattttattacggctctgaattttcggaacaattgcggctgcgtgctcaccaaaatgtagatcctgatcaaacgtcacacccaagattttggggtgtaagacagtcggtagcgtagtgccatagacgtggatgttcaaaatggtcgacatttgggacgtccatgttgtaaataaggtcgcggaggatttagtcggtgataatattttattgtaatgaattattgcacggTTCATTTGTATTAGAAATTTAGTATCGATACTTTGGGTATCAAGTATATTTGATTCGACATTTTTGGGTACCCGATACTTGGAGAACGATACCTGTAATGAGTACCGTATCGAAACTCTGGATTTGATATCGTGTTCCTAGTTGTCTACCAGTTGTCTACCGAAGgccttggtgagtgttatcgatgtccatggtgctttgccggattaggagatccggtacgttgcggtaccaagcccgaccatctctggaacgatttgttttgaccacatgcgaccttccaggccataacgccctcccaccccctagttccttgacgagctcggggtcgccagagcctcggtgaGGTTGGAAACtgtgtttggagaagctatatattgcgctggcaacctgaaagggttgcgctacacaaccccttgaatctatttggtattttagtcgcctcttacgacaggcatacctaccgcaggtatattctaaccccctaacccgctggggccatACAATACAATCAATCAAGTCATTCGATAAAAATTCTCTATTTATCTAGGCCTGGGAAATTTCGAACCGAAAAATGTAGAACCACGTACCGGACCTGGCGAAAATGGTGAAGCGCATCAACTTTCCGCCGACAAGAAGCATCGCGCTGATGAATCGGAAATGGAGTATGGCATGAACATTGCATGTTCTGATGACATATCAATGCATCGTTCCGTGCGCGACACCCGCTTGGAAGAATGCAAACACTGGGTCTATCCATATGATCTACCTAAAACTAGCGTCATAATTGTTTTTCACAATGAAGGATTCTCAGTGCTTATGCGAACAGTGCATTCAGTGATTGATCGTTCACCAAAACATATTTTACACGAAATCATATTGGTAGATGATTATTCAGATAAAAAGGATTTGCGCGAGAAACTGGACACATATTTGGAACAATTTGGAGGTTTAGTTAAACTCATACGCAATGCGGAGCGCGAAGGATTGATAAGAACACGTTCTAGAGGTGCACAAGAAGCCACTGGTAATTGGACGATATACATATTCTTAATGTTTTacgaaatataataatataaaatttttgttatgcTTACAGGTGAGGTGATTGTTTTCCTCGATGCGCATTGTGAAGTGAATACAAATTGGTTGCCGCCGCTGTTAGCTCCCATTTATCGTGATCGCACTGTTATGACGGTACCCATAATAGATGGTATTGATCATAAAACTTTTGAATATCGTCCCGTTTACGGCAGTGATGCACATTTTCGGGGTATTTTCGAATGGGGTATGCTGTATAAGGAAAACGAAGTACCCAAACGCGAACAACGTCGCCGTGCACACAATTCAGAACCATATCGCAGTCCAACACATGCTGGTGGTCTATTTGCTATTAATCGTGAATACTTTTTAGAATTAGGCGCATACGATTCGGGGTTGTTGGTTTGGGGTGGCGAAAATTTTGAATTGAGTTTCAAGATATGGCAATGTGGTGGTAGCATTGAATGGGTACCGTGCTCGCGAGTCGGACATGTTTATCGCGGTTTTATGCCATACAATTTTGGTAAATTGGCGCAAGCCAAGAAAGGTCCTTTGATTACAATAAATTATAAACGTGTAATTGAAACTTGGTTCGATGATACGCACAAAGAATACTTTTATACACGTGAACCTCTGGCGCGTTATCTCGACATGGGTGATATTAGCGAGCAGTTGGCATTGAAAAAGCGTTTAAATTGTAAATCATTTCAATGGTTTATGGACAATATCGCCTATGATGTTTATGACAAATTTCCAGCATTGCCAGCAAATTTACATTGGGGTGAATTGCGTTCGGTGGCTACAGATGGCTGTCTCGATTCGATGGGACATCAACCGCCTGCTATAATGGGCTTGTCACATTGTCATGGTGGTGGTAATAATCAATTGTTACGTTTAAATGCTGCCGGTCAGTTGGGTGTGGGTGAACGTTGTGTGGAAGCAGATCGTCAAGGCATCAAATTGGCTGTATGTCGTTTGGGTACGGTGGATGGTCCATGGAATTATGATGAAAATACAAAACATCTATTACATCGTACACATAAAAAATGTATGGCGGTACATCCGACATCACAGCAATTATTTTTGGCACATTGCGATGTGAACGACGGTTATCAACAATGGTGGTTTAAAGCAATTAAGCCACGTTGGTGAAGGGCTATGAAGTGTAATATGATTGCAAAGTAGCATACGGGTTTCATTGAGCATTTGCATAAGAAAATTTTGAGCACACACAGCgaaaacatgtatgtatgtaattgttGAATActgaaattgaaattttaaaaggTTGGACTGATCTTGACGGAGTAGTAAAATGATATGAGTTTATTGCCGTTGAAACACTTTTTACAATTGAAACGAATATcagaatataatataaatatcgtTTATACGTGCGTGGAATATTGAAATCAAAAATGTATAGTGTAAGATAATGCGCCTAAGAAGCAAATACAATCACTTATATCATAAGAAGTTAAATAACAATATTATTTCTTATGGTTTCAAGTGTTCAACTCATTATTATGAGGTTTTTAAAGCAATAATATGTTGTGAAGTAAATTAATAATTTACaaacctatatacatacataaatatagatgttaaaaaaaatttctgaatCGATGACCGTTCCAAGCGCATAAAGGCGCAAGTTGTGTTTCTTAAAAGAAATTAAACTTAAGATgcgtgtttttaaaattttactttaacgtAATAAATTTTAGGCGCTTAAAATATTGCCTGACATTTTTATACATTATATTATGTACATTCACTTGActtttatatgtatgtagataaaaTGCTTCAACATTGCCAATTATATATAGAAACATTTATTACACAAGGTAAATTTATTTATCTTCAAATATAGttgttataatttattattattagtctATGTATAAGCACGCTAATTTCGTTTAATATACGTTCACTATCAGTTTATTCTATTACGTTTGGATATATGTTTTAAGTTTCTATCTGTGTCCTTTTACCGTATATTATATGTAATCTATACTCATATGTGTGATACGTAATGTTCATTTTTCGTTTGTGAAATTTTTTCACGCATAACATAGTACATACAATTTTAATCTACATGAAATTTGTTCACGTTTACACATtccaaaatttaatttattacataTTTTTAATGGAATTGAAACATTAGTAATAAGTCTGATAAATATGCAATAaatgattttaataaaaaatatctgtATATCGCACGTATAATTGTTAACAAACGTAacgcaaaattttagtttttgggaaaaacgCAATAAAACTTTTGTTGTAGATAGTGGAATTCCGCGCCTAATTTCTAGGCCACCTAAAGAGTCAGGCTAATTTTAAAGGAAGAAAGGTAAACTTCAATTGAATTAATATATTGTTAAAATATATGTTGATACACAAATTTTTGTATGAGTTTtcaagcggggattacccttattgctttaaatgtatgaaaacatttatttgaagcaatttttaatttataatttatttaataagttgggaaaaatttaaacaacgtgacatcaggacggacaaggtgacagctgtttcgattatacctttattttaaatctcttcaaagccttttctcccgggagtgggattggaacccgcactcctaaaatttttcccaaattattaaataaattataaattaaaaattgtttcaaataaatgttttcatacatttaaagcaataagggtaatccccgcttgaaaactcatacaaatagacaacattggtgttaattcgttgtagttctataaatagaacaaagcaccaacaccaagtttctctgaaaccgcgttaccaacgcataactttaccatatgatgccatacgaagtatgcactatgaataaagaaaatatacaaagaaggcaattgggataaggtttacaacaactagggcatggcgtggctgaatgcgtttataacacttcaaccatcgtaggagtgcgggttcgaatcccactcccgggagaacaggctttgaagagatttaaaaaaggcataatcgaaacagctgtcgccttgttcatcctgatgtcacgttgtttaaatttttcccaaattattaaataaataaaaaattttttatttatagtttaTTCACTTTACTACAACCTTCATattaaattcatacggagtactTCTAAATATTTCAGTATAGTATACGAAATTacacttttttaaacggttttatttaggttgagttgaatagtacgaattttgtaattgaaatttaagtaacttcccgataagctacaggcttgaaacttggagtatagttcagaacccgatgacaatgcaataataagaaaaaaatcgccgctaggtggcgcaaggatcgagatattcacaaaaatcgtatttgtggtccgatttggctcatatttggaacacataatacatacaagaatagaaagcgacctataaaaaaatcgtcgctaggtggtgcaagcattgagatattcacaaaaatcgtatttgtggtccgatttggctcatatttggaacacataatacatacaagaatagaaagcgaccaatgacaaaaaatcgccgctaggtggcgcaaagatcgagatattcaaaaaaatcgtatttgtggtcaaatttggaacacataatacataaatgaataaaaagcaccctatgatgtccgatttggctcatatttggcacaaatattacaaacagtccggtagaagtgacatcaaaatattgaGGAGGATCGCAAAAGCTCTTTATGACGCAGAAATTACAatcccagaaacctgagcatccagAAACCTGATTGAGGTGACCCGGCTTCTAGGCATATAAGAGGACATCTTCGTAAGCAATATAAGAAGATATGCCACCACAGAGTTCAGCTGTTTGAATTAAAAAGAGCATAGGAAGGCCCTTAGA is a genomic window of Eurosta solidaginis isolate ZX-2024a chromosome 4, ASM4086904v1, whole genome shotgun sequence containing:
- the Pgant7 gene encoding N-acetylgalactosaminyltransferase 7; this encodes MRVSNLRGGRLCRIIFSCCIILPLIYLLATWNDTKRGLNSYQTKLARFNHQRLESRPKEVPKLIEGLGNFEPKNVEPRTGPGENGEAHQLSADKKHRADESEMEYGMNIACSDDISMHRSVRDTRLEECKHWVYPYDLPKTSVIIVFHNEGFSVLMRTVHSVIDRSPKHILHEIILVDDYSDKKDLREKLDTYLEQFGGLVKLIRNAEREGLIRTRSRGAQEATGEVIVFLDAHCEVNTNWLPPLLAPIYRDRTVMTVPIIDGIDHKTFEYRPVYGSDAHFRGIFEWGMLYKENEVPKREQRRRAHNSEPYRSPTHAGGLFAINREYFLELGAYDSGLLVWGGENFELSFKIWQCGGSIEWVPCSRVGHVYRGFMPYNFGKLAQAKKGPLITINYKRVIETWFDDTHKEYFYTREPLARYLDMGDISEQLALKKRLNCKSFQWFMDNIAYDVYDKFPALPANLHWGELRSVATDGCLDSMGHQPPAIMGLSHCHGGGNNQLLRLNAAGQLGVGERCVEADRQGIKLAVCRLGTVDGPWNYDENTKHLLHRTHKKCMAVHPTSQQLFLAHCDVNDGYQQWWFKAIKPRW